Proteins encoded together in one Nostoc sp. PCC 7524 window:
- a CDS encoding site-specific integrase has protein sequence MPKTRLHRVYNASTVDTEPKATTDGSYMGTMKHVQKQTAKSEEQLKLKLEEANARLKADKARVSIVRTGDALQLQATLPLKPGDTSRTGKEAKQYKLSLGIPANLNGLKTAIEEANELSKLIARKTFEWDDKYLGKKQDKFDKTFGELLDRYEETYFCNREKNIRSENTFKNYMTVLKRFDRQMLATPENIKEQFDKFPNEKPSMKHRVSITLNSFCAAFGINLKLQYKKPQTKRRSIPSNSDIESKFLDWEKYATGRRNKREEQADNWKVFRWIYGMLATYGCRPEEIIYLPDFKHWLSPNNLKWKVHEDCKTSNREALPLHKEWIELFDLKNPETVTLVDKYINGRCDLRGKSTLIQSISDWFKKVNVGFKPYDLRHAWAIRAHLAGIPTRAAAASMGHTLAVHMQIYQKWFDQQHVEQAFSQAVNKRDELEELKEENTILKDEITRLQSELERAKLILAEHQIQQVLIN, from the coding sequence ATGCCAAAAACAAGACTGCACAGGGTTTATAACGCTTCTACCGTCGATACAGAGCCTAAAGCCACTACAGACGGGTCATATATGGGAACAATGAAGCACGTACAAAAACAAACAGCCAAGAGTGAAGAACAGCTTAAATTGAAGCTTGAGGAAGCTAACGCACGGCTAAAGGCTGATAAGGCAAGGGTAAGTATTGTAAGAACTGGGGATGCACTCCAACTGCAAGCAACACTCCCATTAAAACCAGGGGACACTAGCAGAACTGGTAAAGAGGCAAAACAGTACAAATTATCGCTAGGAATTCCTGCTAATTTAAACGGTCTAAAAACTGCCATAGAAGAAGCCAACGAACTGAGTAAATTAATCGCACGTAAAACTTTTGAATGGGATGATAAATATTTAGGCAAGAAGCAGGATAAATTTGACAAAACATTTGGGGAACTGTTAGACAGATATGAAGAAACTTACTTTTGTAATAGGGAGAAAAATATTAGGTCTGAAAACACATTCAAGAATTACATGACGGTTCTTAAAAGATTTGACAGACAAATGTTGGCTACACCAGAGAACATCAAAGAACAGTTTGATAAGTTCCCCAACGAAAAGCCATCAATGAAACATAGGGTAAGTATTACTTTAAATTCATTCTGTGCTGCATTCGGAATAAATTTAAAGCTTCAATACAAGAAACCTCAGACAAAAAGAAGGTCAATTCCATCCAATTCGGATATCGAATCTAAGTTTTTAGATTGGGAAAAATACGCCACAGGTAGAAGAAATAAAAGAGAAGAACAAGCGGATAATTGGAAGGTTTTCAGATGGATTTACGGAATGCTAGCAACATACGGATGTCGCCCCGAAGAAATAATTTATTTACCAGATTTTAAGCACTGGTTGTCACCTAACAATCTTAAGTGGAAAGTTCATGAAGACTGTAAAACGTCAAACAGAGAAGCCCTACCGCTACACAAAGAGTGGATTGAATTATTTGATTTAAAAAACCCTGAAACAGTTACCTTGGTCGATAAATATATTAATGGTAGATGTGATTTACGGGGGAAAAGTACATTAATTCAATCAATATCTGACTGGTTTAAAAAGGTTAATGTTGGTTTTAAGCCTTATGACCTACGTCACGCTTGGGCAATTCGAGCGCATCTAGCAGGGATACCCACTAGAGCAGCAGCAGCAAGCATGGGTCATACGTTAGCAGTACATATGCAAATCTATCAAAAATGGTTTGATCAACAGCACGTAGAACAGGCATTCAGCCAAGCGGTGAATAAGAGAGATGAATTAGAAGAGTTAAAAGAAGAAAATACAATTCTAAAAGATGAAATAACAAGACTACAGTCTGAATTAGAGCGAGCAAAGCTAATTTTAGCAGAGCATCAAATACAGCAAGTATTGATTAATTAA